From a region of the Actinomycetota bacterium genome:
- the ilvD gene encoding dihydroxy-acid dehydratase, which translates to MNMRSDLMKSGSARAPHRSLLKADGLTDEQIARPFVAVINSANEIIPGHTMLDQIAQGVKTGVLMAGGTPLEISTIGVCDGLAMNHQGMWSSLPSREVIADSVEIAVSAHAFDAVVMIPNCDKVIPGMLMAAARLNLPTVIISGGPMLSGRDSSGKAVSVETVFTAVSKFEAGLISKEDLFHLEEHACPTCGSCAGMFTANSMNCLIEALGIGLPGNGTVPAVYSERIRMAKEAGIRVMRLLEENITALDIITPVSLRNAITVDMAFGGSSNTVLHITALAQEANIDLTYDDWSAISARTPSLVRISPASDIYIESLYHVGGIPSLIRELDRGGLIERDAPTITGKTIGQIADEAKDADGVVIRRFAEPHFPEGGLKILRGNLAPDGAIVKQSAIPQNMRVLTGPARVFNDEASAVAAILGGAITEGDVVVIRYEGPKGGPGMPEMLAPTAAISGVPHLAASVALITDGRFSGATKGPAIGHVAPEAMVGGPIALVAEGDEITIDINTGALTLHVSEEELATRKSSWQPRAPRVTKGVLARFASLVSSADKGAVLKSGL; encoded by the coding sequence ATGAACATGCGAAGCGATCTCATGAAATCCGGATCCGCCCGGGCCCCTCACCGTAGCCTGCTCAAGGCCGACGGTCTCACCGACGAGCAGATTGCGCGGCCATTTGTGGCGGTCATCAACTCGGCGAACGAGATCATCCCCGGGCACACCATGCTCGATCAGATCGCGCAGGGAGTGAAAACTGGCGTGCTCATGGCCGGCGGAACCCCTCTGGAGATCTCCACCATCGGCGTCTGTGACGGCCTGGCGATGAACCACCAGGGCATGTGGTCGTCCTTGCCGAGCCGGGAAGTGATCGCGGACTCGGTGGAAATCGCTGTTTCCGCTCACGCTTTCGACGCCGTGGTTATGATCCCCAATTGCGACAAGGTAATTCCGGGTATGCTCATGGCGGCGGCGCGCTTGAACCTGCCGACCGTCATCATCTCAGGCGGACCCATGCTTTCAGGTCGCGACAGCTCCGGGAAAGCGGTATCTGTCGAAACGGTATTCACCGCCGTTTCAAAGTTCGAGGCGGGCCTTATCTCAAAAGAAGACCTCTTTCATCTGGAAGAGCACGCATGCCCGACATGCGGCAGCTGCGCCGGGATGTTTACCGCCAACTCCATGAACTGCCTCATCGAGGCTCTTGGAATCGGCCTGCCCGGAAACGGCACCGTTCCGGCGGTCTACTCGGAGCGAATCCGGATGGCCAAGGAGGCCGGCATCCGGGTAATGCGCCTGCTAGAGGAGAACATAACCGCGCTGGACATCATCACGCCTGTGTCGCTGCGCAACGCAATCACGGTCGACATGGCTTTCGGCGGCAGCTCCAATACCGTCCTTCACATAACGGCGCTGGCGCAAGAGGCGAATATCGACCTTACCTACGATGACTGGTCCGCCATCTCGGCAAGAACGCCGAGTCTGGTCCGCATCAGCCCGGCAAGCGATATCTACATCGAGTCGCTCTACCATGTCGGCGGGATCCCTTCGCTCATTCGCGAGCTGGATCGCGGTGGGCTGATAGAGCGGGACGCCCCGACCATCACGGGCAAGACCATCGGCCAGATCGCCGATGAGGCAAAAGATGCCGATGGCGTCGTGATCCGCAGATTTGCCGAACCACACTTTCCCGAGGGTGGCCTGAAGATACTGCGTGGCAACCTTGCTCCAGACGGCGCGATAGTCAAGCAATCCGCCATCCCGCAAAACATGCGCGTGCTCACAGGTCCCGCGCGCGTATTCAACGATGAGGCTTCGGCAGTTGCCGCCATTCTCGGCGGAGCCATCACCGAAGGTGACGTCGTCGTCATCCGCTACGAGGGGCCCAAGGGTGGGCCTGGTATGCCAGAGATGCTTGCACCGACCGCCGCCATCTCCGGAGTACCCCACCTTGCCGCAAGCGTCGCGCTGATAACCGATGGGCGCTTCTCCGGGGCAACGAAGGGCCCCGCGATCGGGCACGTTGCGCCAGAGGCCATGGTCGGAGGGCCCATTGCCCTTGTAGCCGAGGGCGACGAGATCACAATCGACATCAACACAGGAGCCCTGACCCTTCATGTCTCGGAGGAAGAGCTCGCCACGAGAAAGTCCTCTTGGCAGCCTCGCGCTCCTCGCGTTACAAAAGGCGTGCTTGCCCGTTTCGCCAGCCTTGTGAGTTCAGCCGATAAAGGCGCGGTTCTGAAGTCGGGTTTGTGA
- a CDS encoding thermonuclease family protein, translating to MKSSKIILIFVILLVSAIFSGCAADATLQPERSERLTQTETAPLQPETDPATPTTPLPEPTLPPTPPAPPPAAEAPPQREPGQDAPRTIRAVVSRHVDGDTARFRIEGAEEKVRFIGVDTPEVFGGAEPLGREASSYTRRAIPVGASVWLETDVENRDRHGRLLAYVWVGQPLDSTPGEVRSKMLNARLVSAGYAKVYTFPPNVKYAELFRTFQVEAREADRGLWGSAAVGAAPVPPPSAAPQAGDTTVFITRTGERYHDDGCRFLARSRIPISLTEARARGFEACGVCW from the coding sequence ATGAAATCGTCGAAGATAATATTGATCTTTGTCATCCTTCTCGTTTCGGCCATTTTCTCCGGGTGCGCCGCCGACGCGACGCTTCAACCCGAACGGAGTGAGCGGCTCACTCAGACTGAGACGGCGCCGCTTCAGCCCGAGACGGATCCGGCCACTCCCACCACTCCGCTTCCTGAGCCAACTCTGCCGCCCACGCCCCCTGCGCCTCCTCCAGCGGCCGAGGCTCCGCCTCAGCGTGAACCGGGTCAAGACGCGCCGCGAACCATACGCGCCGTGGTCTCTCGGCATGTGGATGGCGACACCGCAAGATTTCGCATTGAAGGCGCCGAGGAGAAGGTGCGATTTATCGGGGTGGATACCCCTGAGGTTTTCGGAGGCGCCGAGCCGCTAGGAAGAGAGGCGTCATCCTACACCAGGCGCGCGATTCCGGTAGGTGCGAGCGTCTGGCTGGAGACCGATGTCGAGAATCGCGATCGCCACGGGCGGCTTTTGGCATACGTGTGGGTCGGGCAACCGCTTGACTCCACCCCTGGCGAGGTGCGCTCGAAGATGCTCAACGCGCGTCTTGTCTCGGCGGGCTATGCAAAGGTCTACACATTTCCGCCAAACGTCAAGTACGCTGAGCTTTTCCGGACGTTTCAAGTTGAGGCGCGCGAGGCAGATCGTGGCTTGTGGGGCTCTGCCGCAGTTGGAGCGGCGCCGGTCCCACCTCCCTCCGCCGCTCCGCAAGCAGGGGACACCACGGTCTTCATCACACGCACGGGAGAGAGATACCATGACGATGGCTGCCGCTTCCTTGCCAGAAGCAGGATACCGATCTCGCTTACAGAGGCGAGGGCCCGAGGTTTCGAGGCGTGCGGTGTCTGCTGGTGA
- a CDS encoding metallophosphoesterase family protein: MRRIALLSDIHGNAAALDEVLADISARGIAERYCLGDLIGYNREPTLVTTRLRELQIPTVRGNCDEPAGSTVSDLDRKWLAGLPWQLRFEHHGTRVLLTHGSPRRINEYLTLDISDYHLMNMAEDADADVVCVGHVHTPYHRKVAAPFGKTLHFICAGSVGKPRDGYRRATWVELILGNSAEVDSVVHRI; encoded by the coding sequence ATGAGAAGGATCGCCCTGCTTTCAGATATCCACGGTAACGCAGCAGCTCTTGACGAAGTGCTTGCGGATATTTCTGCCCGTGGAATCGCCGAACGATACTGCCTGGGAGACCTGATCGGCTATAACCGTGAGCCAACGCTGGTGACAACACGCCTCCGCGAACTGCAGATCCCCACTGTGCGCGGTAACTGCGACGAGCCCGCGGGCTCCACCGTATCTGATTTGGATCGCAAGTGGCTGGCCGGGCTGCCTTGGCAGCTGCGCTTCGAGCACCACGGCACTCGCGTGCTTCTGACCCACGGCAGCCCCAGAAGAATAAACGAGTACCTCACCCTCGACATAAGCGACTATCATCTGATGAACATGGCCGAGGACGCTGACGCTGATGTTGTTTGCGTAGGTCACGTCCACACTCCTTACCACCGCAAGGTGGCTGCGCCCTTCGGCAAAACACTTCACTTCATCTGTGCCGGCTCGGTAGGCAAACCCAGAGATGGATATCGAAGGGCTACCTGGGTGGAGTTGATTTTGGGAAACAGCGCCGAGGTCGACTCAGTAGTGCACAGAATTTAG
- a CDS encoding flavodoxin family protein produces MDAGAPKILCILGSPRRHGNSEQLLDACVSGITDSGVLVDRLAVVEHAIEPCVGCGGCGGFALSGACVIQDDMSEIYPRIDAAAAIVVASPVYFATVPASLKALYDRCQPYWERRHARVSSEAIAGVPMRRKGALLLVGAGGDPFGFDAAIATTRSVFANLEIDYTEEILAEGPDQAGDILRYPEILRSAVEVGRRLAKAVHRQQGL; encoded by the coding sequence ATGGATGCGGGCGCCCCAAAAATCCTCTGTATCTTAGGCAGTCCACGCCGCCACGGCAATAGCGAGCAGCTGCTGGACGCATGCGTCTCGGGTATAACGGACTCCGGGGTCCTGGTCGATCGCCTGGCTGTTGTCGAGCACGCAATCGAGCCGTGTGTCGGCTGTGGGGGCTGCGGCGGCTTCGCTCTGAGCGGCGCATGTGTTATCCAAGACGACATGAGTGAGATTTATCCCCGAATAGATGCCGCGGCTGCGATCGTGGTGGCTTCTCCGGTCTACTTTGCGACCGTGCCGGCGTCGCTAAAGGCGCTCTACGATCGCTGCCAGCCATATTGGGAGCGCCGCCACGCGCGCGTCTCCTCCGAGGCGATCGCCGGTGTCCCGATGCGCAGGAAGGGAGCTTTGCTGCTGGTCGGCGCAGGCGGGGACCCATTTGGATTCGACGCAGCGATTGCAACAACGCGCAGCGTATTTGCGAATCTGGAGATTGATTACACTGAGGAGATTTTGGCCGAGGGACCCGATCAGGCTGGAGATATATTGCGCTACCCCGAAATCCTGCGCTCGGCGGTGGAGGTGGGACGGCGCCTGGCGAAAGCGGTGCATCGTCAGCAAGGTCTTTGA
- a CDS encoding TatD family hydrolase, with translation MARESRARARIVDLPELGAPIADTHAHLDMFDDPAGVLERAAMAGVPLVLTVADLTEVPEGTYDNLSKWRDEADRRLSDWDLEVSAPDVGVVIGVHPHNAKNFYPELEFLFQKLATDPRTVALGEMGLDFYYDHSPRDTQMRLFRAQLAQAHNHSLPAVIHLRDAYAEGISVLREMGVPEAGCVVHCFTGDIEVAESLIELGCHISFAGPVTFRKAGILDVAAELPLDRIMVETDCPFLAPEPYRGYMNEPALAVLIAARIAGARNMSMQDFAQAVFENTKRVFFRRR, from the coding sequence ATGGCAAGAGAGTCACGCGCTAGAGCACGCATCGTCGATCTGCCTGAGCTTGGCGCGCCCATAGCGGACACGCATGCGCACCTGGATATGTTCGACGATCCGGCGGGCGTTTTGGAGCGAGCCGCTATGGCTGGAGTTCCGCTGGTGCTCACCGTCGCCGATCTGACCGAGGTGCCTGAGGGTACGTATGATAACTTGAGCAAGTGGAGAGATGAGGCTGACCGGCGACTATCGGACTGGGACCTGGAGGTGTCTGCTCCAGACGTAGGCGTCGTTATCGGCGTTCACCCCCACAACGCAAAGAACTTCTATCCTGAGCTTGAGTTTCTCTTTCAAAAACTGGCGACTGACCCTCGCACTGTTGCTTTGGGGGAGATGGGACTCGACTTCTACTACGATCACTCTCCGCGTGATACACAGATGCGGCTGTTTCGAGCTCAACTCGCGCAGGCTCACAATCATTCACTTCCCGCGGTGATTCATCTGCGCGATGCTTACGCGGAGGGAATCTCGGTTTTGCGTGAGATGGGCGTGCCGGAGGCAGGCTGCGTGGTTCACTGTTTTACCGGTGATATCGAGGTTGCGGAGTCCTTGATCGAGTTGGGGTGTCATATCTCCTTTGCCGGGCCGGTAACTTTCAGAAAAGCCGGGATACTTGATGTGGCCGCCGAGCTCCCTTTGGATCGGATAATGGTCGAGACAGACTGCCCATTCCTGGCGCCTGAGCCCTATCGCGGTTACATGAACGAGCCTGCACTGGCCGTGCTTATAGCTGCCCGGATCGCCGGGGCGAGAAATATGAGTATGCAAGATTTTGCACAAGCGGTGTTCGAGAACACCAAAAGGGTGTTTTTTCGGAGGCGGTGA
- the metG gene encoding methionine--tRNA ligase, with amino-acid sequence MSKKPFYLTTPIYYVNSVPHLGTAYTTIAADALARYRRMTGYDVFFLTGLDEHGQKVAQAAAEHNMTPQQWCDEIAPRFLDTWGLLQITNDDFIRTTEERHKSGVQAFWNALHDKGHLYQGRYEGWYCVPDETFYSEEQLTDGACPGCGRDVQYIREENWFFRLSEFQQRLLDHYEANPGFIQPATRRNEVVSFVSGGLKDLSISRTTFSWGVPLPFAENHVTYVWIDALLNYVTAAGYGSSSSDMVDRFERYWPAQVHFVGKDIIRFHCVIWPAMLMAAGIELPESVFAHGFLLTKGEKMSKSKGNVVDPQSLVEKFGVDGYRYYFLRDVQFGADGSISMESMVQRYNGDLANDWGNLCSRALNMAEKYFDSVVPADSATDLSDGERSLRAIAGLLPERYESAMAALNYAAALEATWDLIKETNRYIESAEPWNLAKSEEHADRLKTVIYHALEAVRIAALFCAPILPITSADIWSRLGLGDIHEVKEIEAQAKWGGLPSGNRIVKGTPLFPRIYDE; translated from the coding sequence ATGAGCAAAAAACCGTTTTACCTGACAACGCCGATCTACTACGTAAACTCTGTGCCTCATCTCGGCACGGCATATACGACGATAGCCGCGGATGCACTTGCACGCTACCGCCGAATGACCGGTTACGACGTATTCTTTCTTACCGGTCTTGACGAGCACGGGCAGAAAGTCGCGCAGGCTGCAGCCGAGCATAATATGACTCCTCAGCAGTGGTGCGACGAGATCGCACCGAGATTTCTCGACACCTGGGGGCTGCTGCAGATCACGAACGACGACTTTATACGCACGACAGAGGAGCGGCATAAATCCGGAGTTCAGGCATTCTGGAATGCCCTGCATGATAAGGGCCACCTTTATCAGGGCCGGTATGAAGGCTGGTACTGCGTGCCCGATGAGACCTTCTACTCCGAAGAGCAGCTCACCGACGGCGCTTGCCCGGGATGCGGGAGAGACGTCCAGTATATTCGCGAGGAAAACTGGTTTTTCAGGCTCTCGGAGTTCCAGCAAAGGCTCCTCGACCACTACGAGGCCAATCCCGGATTCATACAGCCTGCCACTCGACGCAACGAGGTCGTTAGCTTTGTCAGTGGCGGACTGAAAGATCTGTCGATCTCCCGCACGACGTTTTCCTGGGGAGTGCCTCTGCCCTTCGCCGAGAACCATGTGACCTACGTCTGGATCGATGCTCTCCTCAACTATGTCACCGCTGCGGGGTACGGCTCGAGCAGCTCTGACATGGTGGATCGATTCGAGCGGTACTGGCCCGCCCAAGTGCACTTTGTCGGCAAGGACATCATCCGGTTTCACTGCGTTATCTGGCCCGCCATGCTCATGGCCGCAGGGATCGAGCTCCCCGAGTCGGTCTTCGCCCATGGCTTCTTGCTGACCAAGGGCGAAAAGATGAGCAAGTCCAAAGGTAACGTCGTCGATCCGCAAAGCCTAGTCGAAAAATTCGGCGTAGACGGGTACAGGTATTACTTCCTTCGCGACGTTCAGTTTGGGGCGGACGGCTCGATCTCGATGGAGTCGATGGTGCAGCGCTATAACGGCGATCTCGCCAATGATTGGGGCAATCTTTGCTCGCGTGCCCTGAATATGGCGGAGAAGTACTTTGATAGCGTGGTGCCCGCAGACTCAGCGACAGACCTTTCAGATGGCGAACGCTCACTGCGCGCGATTGCGGGTCTGCTGCCCGAGAGGTATGAGTCCGCCATGGCGGCACTGAATTATGCGGCGGCTCTCGAGGCGACATGGGATCTGATAAAGGAAACCAACCGTTACATCGAAAGCGCCGAGCCCTGGAATCTTGCAAAGTCCGAGGAGCACGCAGACAGACTAAAGACCGTGATCTATCACGCTCTTGAGGCTGTTCGTATCGCCGCGCTGTTCTGCGCTCCCATCCTGCCCATTACAAGCGCCGATATATGGAGCCGACTCGGCCTGGGAGATATTCATGAGGTGAAAGAGATCGAGGCCCAGGCAAAGTGGGGCGGACTACCTTCGGGCAATCGCATCGTGAAGGGAACCCCCTTGTTTCCTCGAATTTACGACGAATGA
- the rsmI gene encoding 16S rRNA (cytidine(1402)-2'-O)-methyltransferase — protein MGDRGRLLVCATPIGNLGDVTLRVLDALREADLIAAEDTRVTSRLLRRYGIETPMRRYDAHTASKHSAGLIERMASGQTVALVSDAGTPGLSDPGELIVREAIEAGIEVDVLPGPCAAITALIFSGAPTRAFYFGGFLPRKTGDRHKLLESIKPLDATLVFYESPHRAAGALAAIADVMPGRQAVVARELTKIHQEILRGEAKGLAKMLSERTLKGELVLVISPPLEEAERAFDENSIREAVERQISDGVTRSDAIRAVAKETGLARSEVYKIAHER, from the coding sequence ATGGGTGACAGGGGTAGACTGCTTGTCTGTGCGACGCCGATAGGCAACCTCGGCGATGTGACACTCAGGGTCCTGGATGCACTGCGGGAAGCCGACCTGATCGCCGCCGAGGACACGCGGGTCACCTCGCGACTACTGCGTCGCTATGGGATCGAAACGCCGATGCGGCGCTACGACGCGCACACCGCGTCTAAGCACAGCGCCGGCCTCATCGAGCGGATGGCCTCGGGGCAGACCGTGGCGCTAGTCTCTGACGCAGGGACTCCTGGTCTGTCGGATCCAGGGGAGCTGATTGTCCGTGAGGCAATCGAGGCGGGCATCGAAGTCGATGTTCTGCCAGGACCGTGCGCCGCTATAACCGCTTTGATCTTTAGCGGTGCGCCGACCCGGGCATTTTATTTTGGTGGTTTTCTTCCGAGAAAAACCGGGGACAGGCATAAGCTTCTGGAGTCAATTAAGCCGCTGGATGCGACGCTCGTTTTCTACGAGTCTCCGCACAGGGCCGCCGGCGCGCTCGCTGCTATCGCCGACGTTATGCCCGGAAGACAAGCTGTCGTCGCGCGTGAGCTTACCAAAATCCACCAGGAGATATTGCGCGGTGAAGCGAAAGGTTTGGCGAAGATGTTGTCGGAGCGCACACTCAAAGGCGAGTTGGTGCTGGTGATATCCCCTCCGCTTGAGGAAGCTGAGCGGGCGTTTGACGAGAACAGCATACGCGAGGCGGTCGAGCGCCAAATCTCTGACGGGGTTACCCGCTCGGATGCGATAAGGGCGGTTGCGAAAGAAACAGGTCTGGCCCGCAGCGAAGTGTACAAGATCGCTCACGAGCGGTAG
- a CDS encoding DUF362 domain-containing protein: MSSGSKAEVYFAPVRSLGKKSLVTRAGTLLDKAGLARVVADKDMVAVKLHFGEQGNTGFVSPVFVREVVSRIRQAGGNPFLTDANTLYRGQRSNAVDHIVCALRNGFSYATVEAPIVIADGLDGREAIDVPIEGFKHFDTVRIGSAAIHADAMVVVTHFKGHEATGFGGAIKNVGMGLGCRSAKQRMHADFRPAVDGDKCTACARCVKWCPVDAITLKDEKVVKIDFSTCYGCGECVAACPFGAIAVQWKTEPAAIQEKIVEHVAGALAGKEGKVIYVSFVMNVTPDCDCWHFSDAAVVPDIGVLASTDIVAIDQAAYDLVVKAPGLEGTLGEGLAADSDKFAKISGIDGSISMAYAESMGLGTRKYDLITVA, encoded by the coding sequence ATGAGCTCCGGTAGCAAAGCCGAGGTCTATTTTGCCCCTGTGAGATCTTTGGGTAAGAAATCGCTGGTTACAAGAGCCGGCACCTTGCTGGACAAGGCTGGTCTTGCTCGAGTGGTGGCTGACAAGGATATGGTCGCGGTCAAGTTGCACTTTGGCGAGCAGGGGAACACCGGCTTTGTGAGCCCCGTGTTCGTTCGCGAAGTGGTATCGAGGATACGGCAGGCAGGGGGCAACCCCTTCCTCACAGATGCCAACACGCTATATCGCGGTCAGCGCTCGAACGCCGTGGATCACATCGTTTGCGCTCTTCGCAATGGATTTTCCTATGCGACCGTGGAGGCCCCGATAGTGATCGCTGACGGGCTTGATGGACGTGAAGCTATAGACGTCCCGATAGAGGGATTCAAACACTTCGACACTGTGAGGATAGGCTCTGCAGCGATTCATGCCGACGCCATGGTTGTTGTCACCCACTTCAAAGGCCATGAGGCTACCGGATTTGGTGGTGCCATAAAGAACGTGGGCATGGGACTTGGATGTAGAAGTGCCAAACAGCGCATGCACGCCGATTTCCGCCCCGCGGTCGATGGTGATAAGTGCACTGCGTGCGCCAGATGCGTCAAGTGGTGTCCGGTAGACGCGATAACGCTCAAGGATGAAAAGGTAGTCAAGATAGATTTCAGCACTTGCTACGGGTGCGGGGAGTGTGTTGCCGCTTGCCCCTTCGGCGCAATAGCCGTTCAGTGGAAGACGGAGCCAGCCGCGATTCAGGAAAAGATCGTGGAGCATGTTGCGGGCGCCCTTGCCGGCAAGGAGGGTAAAGTCATATACGTGTCGTTCGTGATGAATGTTACTCCCGACTGTGACTGCTGGCACTTCTCCGACGCCGCGGTTGTACCGGATATTGGCGTTCTTGCCTCAACGGATATAGTCGCAATCGACCAGGCGGCATACGACCTTGTCGTCAAGGCGCCTGGACTGGAGGGCACGCTGGGAGAGGGGCTTGCGGCAGACTCTGACAAGTTCGCCAAAATCTCCGGTATCGATGGAAGCATTTCCATGGCGTATGCCGAGAGCATGGGATTGGGTACACGTAAGTATGACCTCATAACGGTTGCCTGA
- a CDS encoding ROK family protein, with translation MHANYAIGVDVGGTRIAVGLVDRKGRILRDAKALTPRGGPFAIVDAIIDLIGEVSCTVQAGEISGIGVGLPAQIDFARQHVEFCTNLPLAGVDVRALVMSRVKHQVILDNDGNLAAFGESRYGAARTVRHFLMITLGTGVGGGMFIGKEPYRGFRGLGAEVGHMVVQMDGPPCPCGGNGHIESYLGRPALAARGRELAKTYRGAAILEQAGGDPDVLTAEDIVKAALAGDEAATEILMEAGVILGRGLVGLVNLLNPQMIVVGGGIGEACPFLIDRAAEIIAAEGLAGKRDVKVVPAELGNDAGVLGAAALAFEESDSKEGLSR, from the coding sequence ATGCATGCCAATTACGCCATAGGCGTTGACGTAGGAGGAACCCGGATAGCGGTAGGGTTGGTGGATCGGAAAGGTCGCATCCTGAGAGACGCCAAAGCCCTGACGCCGCGCGGTGGGCCCTTTGCGATAGTCGATGCGATCATAGATCTCATCGGAGAGGTATCTTGCACCGTGCAAGCAGGAGAAATCTCTGGAATCGGTGTGGGTCTTCCGGCCCAGATCGACTTCGCTCGGCAGCACGTAGAGTTTTGCACGAACCTTCCTTTGGCAGGAGTGGATGTTCGCGCTTTAGTCATGTCAAGGGTCAAGCACCAGGTGATCTTGGACAACGATGGAAATCTGGCTGCTTTCGGGGAGTCTCGATACGGGGCTGCCAGGACTGTGCGGCACTTTCTCATGATAACCCTGGGGACTGGTGTTGGAGGCGGAATGTTCATTGGGAAAGAGCCATACCGCGGGTTTCGGGGTCTTGGGGCCGAAGTTGGCCACATGGTAGTTCAGATGGACGGCCCGCCCTGTCCATGCGGCGGGAACGGTCATATTGAGAGCTATCTAGGCCGTCCGGCTCTTGCCGCAAGAGGCCGGGAGCTCGCCAAAACCTATCGTGGAGCCGCGATTTTGGAGCAGGCAGGCGGTGATCCTGACGTACTGACAGCCGAGGACATCGTCAAGGCAGCTTTAGCGGGCGATGAGGCGGCTACAGAGATTTTGATGGAGGCCGGGGTGATTCTCGGAAGAGGGCTGGTGGGACTCGTTAACCTGCTCAATCCACAGATGATTGTGGTTGGCGGAGGGATCGGCGAGGCGTGCCCATTTCTGATCGATAGGGCTGCCGAGATCATCGCGGCAGAGGGTCTTGCCGGCAAACGCGATGTCAAGGTGGTTCCGGCCGAGCTGGGTAATGATGCGGGAGTTTTAGGTGCTGCGGCCTTGGCGTTTGAGGAAAGCGACAGCAAAGAGGGGCTGAGCAGATGA
- a CDS encoding ImmA/IrrE family metallo-endopeptidase: MPLRTDSYYRSLAEAALKRAGVEEPPVPIEDMARGYGIPVRDVVMPAFFGGATINEDGLPVILVNAAKDEYTRRKILAHMVGHMVIVLADSSSSYPRNTNEEHLDAAIVADELITPAYLVMDQAQKWFNDYRYLARLFGVTEEEMMKKMFDMGIIQQRGIRWEY; the protein is encoded by the coding sequence GTGCCACTACGTACCGATTCATACTATAGAAGCCTTGCTGAGGCCGCCCTGAAGCGTGCGGGGGTGGAAGAGCCTCCCGTACCAATTGAAGATATGGCGCGGGGGTACGGAATTCCGGTTCGCGATGTCGTAATGCCTGCCTTTTTTGGCGGAGCGACGATAAATGAGGATGGGCTCCCGGTGATCCTTGTCAATGCAGCCAAAGATGAGTACACGCGAAGAAAGATTCTCGCGCATATGGTGGGGCACATGGTGATAGTGCTTGCGGATTCTTCGAGCTCTTATCCTAGGAATACCAACGAAGAGCATCTGGACGCAGCCATCGTAGCCGATGAGCTCATCACCCCTGCTTACCTGGTCATGGATCAGGCGCAGAAGTGGTTTAACGACTATCGCTACCTAGCGCGCCTCTTTGGAGTGACAGAAGAAGAGATGATGAAAAAGATGTTCGATATGGGCATCATCCAGCAGAGGGGCATTCGTTGGGAGTACTGA